The Novipirellula caenicola genome segment GATTGGGGATTTTCGCGGCCTCCTCGCTACTGCCGCGATCGCTTTCGCAAGTTGCAATTTGGTATATCGGCTGCGGTTTGGCCGTGTTGATGATGTCGCACGGCGACGGAGCACTCAGTCCGCTGGCGATGGCGATCCCGTTTGGCGGAGGTCAATGTTTCGCAGCATGGCTGATGCACCAACAGACACGCAAGCAAGAGGTGCATGTCTGATGGCGGATGCAAAACGTAAAGTGGTAGCGGCGTCGCCTTCCTCCTCAGGACGCTTTGCCTACGAAGGACTTGATCGCGTCATGCACGAAAAAGCTCGCTTGGGGCTGATGACTTGTTTGGCCGGTGCCCCCGAAGGATTGACGTTCAACGAGCTGAAACGACTTTGTGATCTGACCGACGGCAATTTGAACCGGCACTTAAAACAACTTGCCGACGCCAACCTCGTTCGCCTGGTGCGTGATGATGCGGCACGACGCCCGCAAACGACGTGCTTACTGACTGATGCAGGCCGCGAAAGTTTTACTGCGTATCTAGCGGAACTGCAACGTGTGCTCGCCGATGCCCAGCATCAAATCAACGCCCAACACGAAACCAACGCTCGGAAAAAATCCGCGGCACGACTCGCCACCGATTCACATTGACCTGTTCTTTTTTATTTCACCATTCACTTTGCAATGCAAAGCGAAATATCGGGAGTTCCTTCAATGATCCAAATGATTCGTACCAAGCAGCGCAAGTCTTTCTTGGCGGACCGCGACGCCGCTGCGACGCTCGGACGTGGTTCGCACGCCGAGCCAACATCGGATTTGCGAGTTTCGATTCAGAACCAAGCTCACTGGAACAATGCGCAGTGGAGTCGTTATTTCATCCGTAACCTAGCGGACGAACCCGCGATCCCGTGGTCCGATTTGCCGACGCTGACCGAGGCCGAGCGTGTTGCGATTGCGACTTCGGTGCAGACGTTTCAGTTAGGCGAAAGTGGCGAGGGGCGTCATATCAAACGTTGTGCACGAAATTGGATCGAATGCGGCGGCGACCCAGATTACTTGGCCGCGTTGACATTATTTTTACAGGAAGAAAATCGCCATGCGGCATGGCTCGGGCGTTTTTTGACTCAAGAAGGAGTTCCGCGATTGCAAAAGCAGTGGTCCGACGGATGCTTTCGCTTCTTGCGTCACATGGCAGGTTTGCGGACATCGATCTCGGTGTTGGTCACCGCCGAAATCCTGGCTCAGGTGTACTATTTAGCCTTGATGCGAGCGACCGATTCGCCCACGCTGCGAGCGATCTGTCGGCGGATCTTGCGTGACGAACGGGCTCACGTGGTATTTCAGCAGAATCAGAAAGGCAATCTATCAACGAATTGGGCAAAGGTGCGTCGTTTTTGCGTTCAATCCTTGGAAACGATTCTGTTCAAAGTTGCCCGGCGAATTGTCTGGCACGAACACCATGCGGTGTTTCGAGCCGCGTCGATGGACTGGACGACCTACCGCAACCGCACCTCACGCCGCTGGGTCGCCGCAAGCAAATGGAGCCGAAACACACTTGTTGCGAGAAATTCGAGCGATTCAAATAGAGGGAACTGCTGATGCGGCGTGACGTGGATTGCCGAAACCATGCTGGCCCAAGTTTTGCATCACTGGCGTTACGCACATTTCATT includes the following:
- a CDS encoding transcriptional regulator, with protein sequence MADAKRKVVAASPSSSGRFAYEGLDRVMHEKARLGLMTCLAGAPEGLTFNELKRLCDLTDGNLNRHLKQLADANLVRLVRDDAARRPQTTCLLTDAGRESFTAYLAELQRVLADAQHQINAQHETNARKKSAARLATDSH
- a CDS encoding ferritin-like domain-containing protein, with product MIQMIRTKQRKSFLADRDAAATLGRGSHAEPTSDLRVSIQNQAHWNNAQWSRYFIRNLADEPAIPWSDLPTLTEAERVAIATSVQTFQLGESGEGRHIKRCARNWIECGGDPDYLAALTLFLQEENRHAAWLGRFLTQEGVPRLQKQWSDGCFRFLRHMAGLRTSISVLVTAEILAQVYYLALMRATDSPTLRAICRRILRDERAHVVFQQNQKGNLSTNWAKVRRFCVQSLETILFKVARRIVWHEHHAVFRAASMDWTTYRNRTSRRWVAASKWSRNTLVARNSSDSNRGNC